The sequence CTGTCGCAGGCGCAAGCCATTGTCGTTCTCGCCGAGGCCGTGGCCATGCTCGTTGCGCCGCCCGGGTCGGCCATCGCGGATGTCGCCGGCCTGAAGCGCGCGACCGTAGGCGTTGTCGCTGCCGATACCAATCAGAGGATCGTCCATGTCCTCATCAAATCCTATGATCTCGACCGCGCCAACGTCGTGTTCAAAAATCTTGCACTGGACGAGGTCCGCCGCGCCTTCGACAGCAAGGAGGTGCGTGCGGTGCTTTTCGTCATGCCGCTGAGCGAGAAATATCTGTCGCTGGTACGGGGGCTGTTCCCGCAGAACGCCAAGACCGCGCCGGTGCTGATCCCGATCGAGAACGCGGGAGCGATCGCGGAGAAAGAGCGCGCCTATGAAAGTTTCGACATTCCCAAGGGAACGTTGCGCGGATCGCCTCCAATCCCCGGCGATGACGTGACCACCTTGCGCGTGAACTACTATGTGGTCGGCAAGAAAGATCTCGATAACGATACGATCGCCGACCTCACGCAGGCTCTCACGGCTGCGCGCAGGGACATTTTGCCGGACTGGCCGATTCTTGCACAATTCAAGGCGCCCGATACCGATGCGGGCGCCTATCTCCCGGTTCATGCCGGCGCCGCGGAGTTCTACAACGGCAACCAGCAGTCCTTCCTCGACAAGTGGAGCAACGCGATTTTTCTGGCACCGATGGCCCTGGGCGCACTGGCGTCGGTCGGGGCCGCGCTCTGGCAATTTCTCAGGTCCGGCGAAGCCAGGCCGCGTCAGCCGGCACTCGACGCACTCTATGCGCTGGGCAGCAAGATACGGCGCTCGCAAAACGAGGCGGAACTTTCGGAGATCGAAAACCAGATCGACAACGTGCTCCGCGCACAGCGCGCGAAGTCCGATGGGGATGAAAGCACGCTGGATGCGGCCACGCTGAACGTGGCGGCGCACCGCCTCGAAAACCTCATCCATGACCGTAAGGCCGCGCTGAACGCCGGCCATTCGCAATCAACGCCCCCCGCCTAGAGCCAATCGCAAGTCTAGGCCTGAGGCTCCCGATCACGATCAACGCATCACATCGTGCTCGCAACGAACACGACCGGTGTGCCTTTCGTGACGCTGCCAGCGACACGTTCGGCGTCCCAATTGGTGAGGCGAACGCAGCCGTGGGATTCCGCCTTGGAGATCTTGTCCGGCGAAGGCGTACCGTGAATGCCGTAGCCTTCGGCAGACAAATTGATCCACACCGTCCCAACCGGATTGTTCGGACCGGGCTTGATGGTGAAGGGCTTGCGGGACCGGACGCCCTTGAAGCGATAAGCGGGATTGTAGCGATAGAACGGATTTCTGTTGACCTCGGTAATCTTGAGCGTGCCTGAGGGCGACGGCTTGTCCTCGCTTCCCACGGTCGCCGGATAGAATCCCATCAGCGCATTCGACTTGTCGAACAGCTTGACGGTCTGCCTGACCTTGTCGATCTCGACCCGGTCGGCCCTGGCAGGCGCCCCCTCGCCTGCGCTCGCGGTGTCAACGACGACGATGCTGTCGCCGGCCCGGTCGAAACGGCGGCCGGGGTTGAGCGCCGCCAGGAGCTGCTCGCTCATGTGGAATTTCTCGGCGAGAGCCTCGCGCGGACTGATGTAGCCGAGCTTCGGGATGTCCTTCATGTCCTCCATCTTCGAGGGCAGCTTGTTCAGGAAAGGACCCGCCACGTCCTGCTCCGTGATGGCATAGGTCAGCGTGATCGGCCGGTCATCCGCCCGCAGCGCTTTCCAGATCTCCTCTGTCGGGGTGTCCGAACCCGGCAATTGCCGGGCTTCCGCATAGGCGCGCAGCGCCTTCTTCGCGTTTTCGCCGAACCTGCCGTCGATCTCGCCGGGCGAGAAATGCGCCCGGTCCAGGAGAACCTGCAGCCGTATGCCCGCCGGGGTCGGCTTGTTGTTCGAGAGCGTCTTCTTCGATGGCTCGGCGGAATTGATGGCGTCCGCGGTCATCTCGGCGGCGAACGCCGGCAACGTCGCCAGGGCGAAGACAAGAAAGATGCAGATCTGCCCCGTTTTCGTCAGCGACATCGCCGCCTCCCTTTCACGTCTT is a genomic window of Bradyrhizobium sp. CB1717 containing:
- a CDS encoding TAXI family TRAP transporter solute-binding subunit, producing the protein MDELSKFGIDAGRLPIWLRIVAVATLVVLTTGAGVLAYRWYAQPVTLSIAVGSLDGDAPKIVSALASRLVVNKAPVRLKVVETSGPQESATAFSSGKTDLAVVRGDVGDLSQAQAIVVLAEAVAMLVAPPGSAIADVAGLKRATVGVVAADTNQRIVHVLIKSYDLDRANVVFKNLALDEVRRAFDSKEVRAVLFVMPLSEKYLSLVRGLFPQNAKTAPVLIPIENAGAIAEKERAYESFDIPKGTLRGSPPIPGDDVTTLRVNYYVVGKKDLDNDTIADLTQALTAARRDILPDWPILAQFKAPDTDAGAYLPVHAGAAEFYNGNQQSFLDKWSNAIFLAPMALGALASVGAALWQFLRSGEARPRQPALDALYALGSKIRRSQNEAELSEIENQIDNVLRAQRAKSDGDESTLDAATLNVAAHRLENLIHDRKAALNAGHSQSTPPA
- a CDS encoding L,D-transpeptidase family protein; translation: MSLTKTGQICIFLVFALATLPAFAAEMTADAINSAEPSKKTLSNNKPTPAGIRLQVLLDRAHFSPGEIDGRFGENAKKALRAYAEARQLPGSDTPTEEIWKALRADDRPITLTYAITEQDVAGPFLNKLPSKMEDMKDIPKLGYISPREALAEKFHMSEQLLAALNPGRRFDRAGDSIVVVDTASAGEGAPARADRVEIDKVRQTVKLFDKSNALMGFYPATVGSEDKPSPSGTLKITEVNRNPFYRYNPAYRFKGVRSRKPFTIKPGPNNPVGTVWINLSAEGYGIHGTPSPDKISKAESHGCVRLTNWDAERVAGSVTKGTPVVFVASTM